Proteins encoded within one genomic window of Pongo pygmaeus isolate AG05252 chromosome 6, NHGRI_mPonPyg2-v2.0_pri, whole genome shotgun sequence:
- the ARL4A gene encoding ADP-ribosylation factor-like protein 4A translates to MGNGLSDQTSILSSLPSFQSFHIVILGLDCAGKTTVLYRLQFNEFVNTVPTKGFNTEKIKVTLGNSKTVTFHFWDVGGQEKLRPLWKSYTRCTDGIVFVVDSVDVERMEEAKTELHKITRISENQGVPVLIVANKQDLRNSLSLSEIEKLLAMGELSSSTPWHLQPTCAIIGDGLKEGLEKLHDMIIKRRKMLRQQKKKR, encoded by the coding sequence ATGGGGAATGGGCTATCAGACCAGACTTCTATCCTGTCCAGCCTGCCTTCATTTCAGTCCTTCCACATTGTTATTCTGGGTTTGGACTGTGCTGGAAAGACAACTGTCTTATACAGGCTGCAGTTCAATGAATTTGTAAATACCGTACCTACCAAAGGATTTAACACTGAGAAAATTAAGGTAACCTTGGGAAATTCTAAAACAGTCACTTTTCACTTCTGGGATGTAGGTGGTCAGGAGAAATTAAGGCCACTGTGGAAGTCATATACCAGATGCACAGATGGCATTGTATTTGTTGTGGACTCTGTTGATGTCGAAAGGATGGAAGAAGCCAAAACTGaacttcacaaaataactaggaTATCAGAAAATCAAGGAGTTCCTGTACTTATAGTTGCTAACAAACAAGATCTGAGGAACTCATTATCTCTTTCAGAAATTGAGAAATTGTTAGCAATGGGTGAACTGAGCTCATCAACTCCTTGGCATTTGCAGCCTACCTGTGCAATCATAGGAGATGGCCTAAAGGAAGGACTTGAGAAACTACATGATATGatcattaaaagaagaaaaatgttgcggcaacagaaaaagaaaagatga